The following proteins come from a genomic window of Schistocerca cancellata isolate TAMUIC-IGC-003103 chromosome 10, iqSchCanc2.1, whole genome shotgun sequence:
- the LOC126106552 gene encoding serine/threonine-protein kinase TNNI3K-like, whose amino-acid sequence MASGFVKTRDGQIIAALALSCAAICDSKDNIRLLVAGGMPVNARAKTGWTALHVAAIIGRPAAVKCLLECGANVNARSDKQETPLHFAALYGRVKEVELLIAAKADLEAADEMGDTPLQLAAAWNHERVVNVLLKAGAKMRDRGFPERAHACVMEDVSNLLLHLKLDVGEEQ is encoded by the exons ATGGCGTCGGGATTTGTAAAGAC CCGAGACGGTCAAATAATAGCTGCCCTTGCTTTGAGCTGTGCTGCAATATGTGATAGTAAGGATAACATCCGTTTGCTAGTTGCTGGTGGAATGCCTGTAAACGCACGAGCCAAGACTGGGTGGACTGCACTGCATGTCGCAGCGATCATCGGGCGCCCTGCAGCGGTGAAATGTCTGCTGGAGTGTGGTGCAAATGTCAATGCGAGGAGTGACAAGCAGGAGACACCCCTACACTTTGCCGCATTGTATGGCAGAGTAAAGGAAGTAGAGCTGCTGATTGCTGCCAAAGCGGACCTGGAAGCAGCCGACGAGATGGGGGACACACCCCTGCAGTTGGCTGCGGCATGGAACCATGAGCGTGTGGTGAATGTGCTTCTGAAGGCTGGTGCGAAAATGAGAGACAGGGGCTTCCCGGAAAGGGCTCATGCGTGCGTTATGGAGGATGTGAGCAACCTTCTCCTACATCTTAAATTGGATGTAGGAGAAGAACAGTGA